The Microcoleus sp. FACHB-68 genome includes a region encoding these proteins:
- the purB gene encoding adenylosuccinate lyase, whose protein sequence is MIERYTLPEMGELWTDTYKLKTWLQVEIAVCEAQAELGYIPSEAVEEIKAKANFDPKRVLEIEAEVRHDMIAFLTNVNEYVGEAGRYIHLGLTSSDVLDTALALQLVASLDVLMERLEDLIQAIRYQAQQHRHTVMIGRSHGIHAEPITFGFKLAGWLAEVLRHRERLCNLRQEIATGKISGAVGTYANIDPRVEALACQKLGLEPDTASTQVISRDRHANYAQHLALLAASIERFAVEIRNLQRTDVLEVEEFFSKGQKGSSAMPHKRNPIRSERLTGMARIVRGHAVAALENVALWHERDISHSSVERMIFPDSCTLTHFMLAEITDLVKHLLVYPQNMERNMNLYGGVVFSQRVMLTLVEKGLSREEAYAIVQSCAHQAWNQPDGNFHDLIAKDARVTAQLSPEAIEACFDPQHQLRHLDQVYQRLGI, encoded by the coding sequence GTGATCGAGCGGTATACTCTGCCCGAAATGGGCGAACTGTGGACAGATACTTATAAGCTGAAGACCTGGCTCCAAGTAGAAATCGCAGTCTGTGAAGCTCAGGCTGAATTGGGTTATATCCCATCTGAGGCGGTTGAAGAAATTAAGGCAAAGGCGAATTTTGACCCAAAGCGGGTGCTAGAAATTGAGGCTGAAGTTCGCCACGACATGATCGCATTCTTGACAAATGTCAACGAGTATGTGGGGGAAGCCGGTCGCTACATTCACTTGGGGCTGACGAGTTCGGATGTGCTGGATACAGCTTTAGCACTGCAACTGGTGGCGAGTTTGGATGTGCTGATGGAACGCCTGGAGGATTTAATTCAGGCGATTCGCTATCAGGCTCAGCAACACCGGCACACCGTCATGATCGGTCGCTCTCACGGCATTCACGCCGAACCGATCACCTTTGGCTTTAAACTTGCTGGCTGGTTAGCGGAAGTATTGCGGCACCGCGAACGCCTATGCAATCTTCGTCAAGAAATTGCCACCGGCAAGATTTCCGGCGCGGTTGGCACGTACGCCAATATTGACCCGCGTGTGGAAGCGCTCGCTTGTCAGAAACTCGGACTCGAACCCGATACCGCCTCAACTCAGGTGATATCACGCGATCGCCACGCGAATTACGCGCAACATCTGGCACTCTTGGCGGCTTCCATCGAGCGGTTTGCCGTCGAGATCCGTAACTTGCAGCGCACAGATGTTCTAGAAGTTGAAGAATTTTTCTCGAAAGGGCAAAAAGGTTCTTCCGCAATGCCCCATAAGCGTAACCCGATTCGCTCGGAACGGTTAACCGGCATGGCGAGAATTGTGCGGGGTCATGCCGTTGCTGCCTTGGAAAACGTTGCCCTCTGGCACGAGCGAGACATCTCGCATAGTTCCGTTGAGCGGATGATTTTCCCAGATAGTTGCACTTTAACCCATTTTATGCTGGCGGAAATCACCGATTTGGTGAAACACCTGCTCGTCTACCCCCAAAACATGGAACGGAACATGAATCTTTACGGGGGCGTAGTTTTCAGCCAGCGGGTGATGCTGACCTTGGTGGAAAAGGGGTTAAGTCGCGAAGAAGCTTATGCAATTGTTCAGTCGTGTGCACATCAAGCTTGGAACCAACCTGATGGGAATTTCCACGATTTAATTGCCAAAGATGCGCGGGTAACGGCACAACTGTCGCCTGAAGCAATTGAAGCTTGTTTCGATCCGCAGCACCAATTGCGGCACCTTGACCAAGTTTACCAACGGCTGGGTATTTGA
- a CDS encoding PAS domain S-box protein: MFRVTRPQIRHYTVAGLSVASITLLTQLLLPLIKPNIVILFLAAVAFSVWYGGFEAGLLATLLSTLAIAYFFISPNYSLTITWEVMLRLGIFWLVALLICSLSAELRTAKQRTEENLAKLKASEEQYRRIVETANEAIWLVNAEWRTEYVNQRMAEMFGYSIEEMLGRSIFDFMDTSARLEAQQQIDRRQEGIKERFHFCYRRKDGSDLWAFVSANPILDERGNFTGRLAMLVDVTEHQQAQKELQESEKRHRAFVEQSSEGIWCFELEQPISIESSADEQIQLFYQYGYLAECNDIMAQMYGFSVAQDIIGLRLNDFIPRSDDHNIEYLRAFIGSGYRLIDAESHEVDSNGNPKHFLNNLVGTVENGFVVRAWGTQRDITERKRLVEELQESENRFQIMADTAPVLIWMSGLDKLYYYFNKVWLDFTGRTMEEEAGNGWAEGVHPDDFQHCLDTYMTAFDARQSFQMEYRLKRFDGEYRWLLDTGIPRLTPDGSFLGYIGSCVDITERKQAEDALRESEEQTRLIADSLPTLIAYIDSQERYLFNNKTYETWFSNELTEITGKSVKDVLGEAVYGEVRPYIELALSGQTVSYETAIPYKNWERYVRVNYVPHLGGRGEVQGFVALVSDISDHHQNEEKIRNLNKELQRRITELETLLRVIPIGIGMAEDAQCQRLKVNPYLAKWLRISHETASLSALVEPKSRQFKAYKSGREQATEQLPMQYCAANGVEVLDEEIEVFHENGTIIKLLVSAAPLFDEDGNSRGCVAAFSDITERKRNEEELQSLIKDLSDIKFAIDQAALVVVTDSKGVINYVNDKFCEISQYSQEELIGKTHRLVNSGYHPKEFFQQLWSTISSGKVWQGEIKNKAKDGTYYWVDTTIVPFLNDQGTPFQYLAIRFDISQRKRVEEAQNFLAGASTVLASSLDYSTTLTSVAQLAVPHMADWCSVHVLKENGSIEPLAVAHANPAKVEWANELRYRYPVDPSEERGVAQVLRTGKSELYSDIPDYLLVASARTPEHLEILRQVGLASVMIVPMVARDKTLGTISFIAAESGRRYTPSDLIFAEDLAYRAALAVDNAKLYSSAVEHRTQAELANRVKDEFLATLSHELRTPLTSILGWAKLLRSRTFDQTTTERALETIERNAKSQSQLIEDLLDVSRIITGQLRLNVRQVALHTVVEAALDAVRPAAEAKSIRLQPVLDPSAGPVAGDPERLQQVIWNLLSNAIKFTPKEGVVQIFLERINSHVEITVSDTGMGIKAEFLPFVFERFSQADASSSRVHGGLGLGLAIVRHLVELHGGTVSVTSPGEQQGSTFTVKLPLMIIHKKFTSSQRLHPTTGGETSLDSSGVLADLKVLVVDDATDARELIKMILEEYGAKVTAVPSAAEGLLTLQQLKPDVLVSDIEMPGEDGYTFIRQVRGLEASQGGRVPAAALTAYARVEDRQRALWAGFQMHVTKPVEPAELVAVVANLAGRTRNG; the protein is encoded by the coding sequence ATGTTCAGAGTAACTCGCCCCCAGATTCGGCACTACACAGTAGCCGGTTTGAGTGTTGCTAGCATTACGCTACTAACCCAGCTGCTATTGCCGCTAATCAAGCCAAACATTGTCATCTTGTTTCTTGCTGCCGTGGCGTTTAGCGTCTGGTATGGGGGCTTTGAGGCAGGATTGTTGGCTACTCTCTTATCGACTTTAGCCATCGCCTACTTTTTTATCTCGCCCAACTATTCCCTCACCATTACTTGGGAAGTCATGCTGCGGCTAGGCATCTTCTGGCTAGTGGCACTACTGATCTGCTCGCTTAGTGCCGAACTGCGAACCGCCAAACAGCGAACTGAGGAAAATCTCGCCAAACTAAAAGCAAGCGAAGAACAGTACCGTCGGATTGTCGAAACAGCCAACGAAGCTATCTGGTTAGTTAACGCAGAATGGCGCACAGAATACGTCAACCAGCGCATGGCAGAGATGTTTGGTTACAGCATTGAAGAAATGCTGGGGCGCTCCATTTTCGACTTTATGGATACTTCCGCTCGCCTGGAAGCTCAGCAGCAGATTGATCGCCGGCAGGAAGGCATTAAAGAGCGATTTCACTTTTGTTACCGCCGCAAAGATGGTTCGGATCTTTGGGCATTCGTTTCTGCTAACCCAATTTTAGATGAACGCGGCAATTTTACAGGCAGACTCGCCATGCTTGTCGATGTCACAGAACACCAGCAAGCACAGAAGGAACTGCAAGAATCAGAGAAGCGCCACCGCGCTTTTGTGGAGCAAAGTTCAGAAGGAATCTGGTGTTTTGAACTCGAACAGCCGATTTCAATCGAGTCTTCGGCAGATGAGCAAATACAACTTTTTTACCAATACGGATATCTTGCAGAGTGCAACGATATCATGGCACAGATGTATGGGTTTTCTGTAGCCCAAGACATTATCGGCTTAAGACTCAACGACTTCATTCCTCGTTCAGACGACCATAATATCGAGTATTTGCGTGCTTTTATTGGTTCGGGCTATCGGCTTATTGATGCCGAATCCCATGAAGTTGACAGCAACGGAAACCCGAAACACTTCTTGAACAATCTTGTGGGAACGGTAGAAAATGGCTTTGTAGTAAGAGCTTGGGGAACTCAACGCGACATCACAGAGCGCAAGCGATTAGTAGAAGAGCTGCAAGAAAGTGAAAACCGATTTCAAATCATGGCAGATACCGCGCCGGTTTTGATTTGGATGTCGGGGCTTGACAAGCTTTATTATTACTTCAATAAAGTCTGGCTAGACTTCACCGGCAGGACAATGGAGGAAGAAGCCGGCAACGGCTGGGCTGAGGGTGTCCATCCTGACGATTTCCAGCACTGTCTCGATACCTACATGACAGCATTTGACGCCCGCCAAAGCTTCCAAATGGAATACCGGCTCAAGCGTTTTGATGGAGAATACCGCTGGCTTTTAGATACCGGCATTCCACGCCTCACACCAGACGGCAGCTTCCTTGGTTATATCGGCTCCTGTGTAGACATTACTGAGCGCAAGCAAGCTGAAGATGCCCTAAGAGAAAGCGAAGAGCAAACCCGATTGATCGCTGACTCTCTGCCGACACTTATAGCCTATATTGATTCACAAGAGCGCTATCTCTTCAATAATAAAACTTATGAAACCTGGTTTAGCAATGAACTCACAGAAATTACTGGAAAGTCAGTGAAAGATGTTTTAGGTGAGGCAGTTTATGGCGAAGTTCGCCCTTACATCGAATTAGCCTTATCCGGTCAAACTGTAAGTTATGAAACCGCGATTCCCTATAAAAATTGGGAGCGTTATGTGCGAGTTAATTACGTTCCTCATTTGGGAGGGCGAGGAGAAGTCCAAGGATTTGTTGCCTTAGTCAGCGATATCAGCGACCACCATCAAAACGAAGAAAAAATTAGAAACCTGAATAAAGAGCTACAGCGACGCATTACCGAGCTAGAAACCTTACTAAGGGTAATTCCCATTGGAATAGGGATGGCCGAAGATGCTCAATGCCAGCGGCTCAAAGTCAATCCCTATTTGGCAAAATGGTTAAGAATTTCCCACGAGACTGCATCTCTGAGCGCTCTTGTCGAACCGAAATCCAGGCAATTTAAAGCCTACAAATCTGGAAGAGAACAGGCTACAGAGCAATTGCCTATGCAGTATTGTGCCGCTAACGGCGTTGAAGTTCTCGATGAAGAAATTGAGGTCTTTCATGAAAATGGGACAATCATCAAGCTGTTAGTGTCTGCGGCTCCGCTGTTTGACGAAGATGGCAACAGCAGAGGATGCGTAGCTGCGTTTTCTGATATTACGGAACGTAAGCGCAATGAAGAGGAATTGCAAAGCTTAATTAAAGATTTATCTGACATTAAATTTGCCATAGATCAAGCAGCACTTGTGGTGGTCACTGACTCCAAGGGCGTGATCAATTATGTTAACGATAAATTTTGTGAGATTTCCCAGTATTCCCAAGAAGAATTAATCGGAAAAACCCATCGTCTGGTGAATTCAGGTTATCATCCCAAAGAATTTTTTCAGCAGCTTTGGTCAACGATTTCTAGCGGCAAGGTTTGGCAAGGAGAAATTAAAAATAAAGCGAAAGATGGGACGTACTACTGGGTCGATACCACGATTGTGCCGTTTCTAAACGATCAAGGTACGCCGTTCCAGTATTTAGCGATCCGATTTGACATCAGCCAGCGCAAACGGGTGGAGGAAGCGCAAAACTTTCTCGCCGGCGCAAGCACTGTACTGGCTTCTTCTCTGGACTACTCCACAACCCTCACCAGCGTGGCACAACTTGCAGTGCCCCACATGGCAGACTGGTGTAGTGTCCATGTCCTGAAGGAGAACGGTTCGATTGAGCCGCTGGCAGTTGCCCATGCCAATCCAGCCAAAGTAGAGTGGGCAAACGAGTTACGCTATCGGTATCCGGTTGATCCCAGCGAAGAACGTGGTGTGGCGCAGGTGCTCCGCACCGGCAAGTCAGAATTATACTCAGACATTCCAGACTATTTGTTAGTCGCATCCGCTCGCACCCCAGAACACCTGGAAATCTTGCGGCAAGTCGGCCTTGCGTCGGTGATGATCGTGCCAATGGTGGCTCGCGATAAGACGCTAGGCACAATCTCTTTTATCGCGGCTGAGTCAGGCCGGCGCTATACCCCATCTGACCTGATCTTTGCTGAGGATCTTGCCTACCGCGCCGCCTTAGCCGTGGATAACGCAAAGCTCTACTCTAGTGCGGTAGAGCATCGCACTCAGGCTGAATTAGCGAACCGGGTTAAGGATGAGTTCCTGGCAACGCTGTCCCACGAACTGCGGACGCCGCTGACTTCTATCCTGGGGTGGGCAAAGTTGTTGCGGTCGCGAACATTTGACCAAACTACCACAGAGCGAGCGCTGGAGACGATTGAGCGCAACGCGAAGTCTCAATCACAACTGATTGAGGATCTGCTGGATGTTTCCCGAATTATTACCGGCCAACTACGCCTGAATGTTCGTCAAGTCGCATTGCATACGGTGGTTGAGGCGGCGCTTGATGCGGTGCGCCCAGCGGCTGAGGCTAAGTCAATTCGACTGCAGCCGGTGCTCGATCCCTCCGCAGGGCCGGTTGCCGGCGATCCGGAGCGCTTGCAGCAGGTGATCTGGAATTTGCTTTCTAATGCGATCAAGTTTACTCCTAAGGAAGGGGTGGTTCAGATATTCCTAGAACGCATTAATTCTCACGTTGAAATTACCGTCAGCGACACCGGCATGGGCATCAAGGCCGAGTTTCTGCCATTCGTCTTTGAGCGTTTCAGTCAAGCGGATGCCTCTAGTTCGAGGGTGCATGGGGGACTAGGTTTAGGGCTGGCGATTGTGCGTCATTTGGTGGAATTACACGGAGGGACGGTATCTGTCACCAGTCCGGGTGAGCAACAGGGTTCAACGTTTACAGTCAAACTGCCGTTGATGATTATTCACAAAAAGTTCACTTCCTCACAACGGTTGCACCCCACCACTGGCGGGGAAACTTCATTGGACTCATCTGGGGTGCTTGCCGACTTGAAGGTGTTGGTGGTGGATGATGCGACAGATGCGCGTGAGTTGATCAAAATGATTTTAGAAGAATACGGGGCAAAAGTGACGGCGGTACCCTCTGCGGCTGAGGGGCTGTTAACCCTGCAACAGCTGAAGCCAGATGTGTTGGTGAGTGATATTGAGATGCCTGGTGAGGATGGTTACACGTTCATTCGCCAGGTGCGGGGGCTGGAAGCTTCGCAAGGGGGGCGCGTTCCGGCAGCTGCACTCACAGCCTATGCGCGGGTGGAAGACCGGCAGCGGGCTTTGTGGGCCGGCTTTCAGATGCACGTCACCAAGCCGGTTGAGCCGGCTGAGTTGGTGGCAGTTGTGGCTAATCTGGCCGGCAGAACTCGTAATGGCTAA
- a CDS encoding M15 family metallopeptidase, producing the protein MSSSLPEPNSISSQNVVAYQLPNRARLVDLQSVNRNIKLDIRYATTNNFLKRKLYPEARCILRAGVAQKLSRVQEDLQARGLGLKVFDCYRPLAVTKQMWEVLPDARYVANPARGSRHNRGAAVDVTLVDRDGKELEMPTAFDDFTERAGRDYQGTDVSEQAQKNSQLLEDVMRKHGFAPISSEWWHFDATDWQNFAILDVGFGAISKPKYNYPLQ; encoded by the coding sequence ATGTCATCCTCACTCCCTGAACCTAACTCTATTTCCTCCCAGAACGTGGTTGCTTATCAACTGCCGAATCGGGCGCGGTTGGTTGATCTTCAGTCCGTGAATCGCAATATTAAGCTGGATATTCGCTATGCCACAACTAATAATTTCTTAAAGCGAAAGCTGTATCCGGAAGCTAGATGTATTTTGAGAGCCGGTGTGGCACAAAAACTATCGCGGGTTCAAGAAGATTTGCAAGCAAGAGGACTAGGGTTGAAAGTCTTTGATTGCTATCGCCCTTTAGCGGTGACAAAACAAATGTGGGAAGTGTTGCCTGATGCACGTTATGTGGCGAATCCTGCTAGAGGTTCCCGTCATAATCGCGGGGCGGCTGTTGATGTCACTTTAGTGGATCGCGATGGAAAAGAACTAGAAATGCCGACTGCCTTTGATGATTTTACAGAACGAGCCGGTAGAGATTATCAAGGTACAGATGTTAGTGAACAAGCGCAGAAAAACAGCCAACTGCTTGAGGATGTGATGCGAAAACATGGCTTTGCTCCCATCTCTAGCGAATGGTGGCATTTCGATGCAACAGATTGGCAAAATTTTGCGATTCTCGATGTTGGTTTCGGCGCAATTTCTAAACCAAAATATAACTATCCTTTACAGTAG
- a CDS encoding SH3 domain-containing protein, giving the protein MKDNRRQKISFQASWLKNVGLACFAGLLAAACTSPTDSPPPSTSEVPAQTPAQTSTQPAQTTPVKAAPANVPPAAGQRPASTPKCEISYAKINDPNPPTNIRSSPEVKPNNIVGKVENGRVVFVQSEKNGWLQIEEPIKGWVSKTVTETECSEKTQSITIPANRNSTTISGRFIGTGTHKYTLKANQGQTLTVTSLKGAFPTIYGPDGKRLGGDPNIANSPPWTGKLPATGEYSLVVESNFKGYDYQFSVQLK; this is encoded by the coding sequence ATGAAAGACAATAGACGGCAGAAAATTTCATTTCAAGCTTCCTGGCTGAAGAATGTCGGCTTGGCGTGTTTCGCCGGCTTGCTGGCTGCTGCCTGCACATCCCCAACCGATTCACCACCACCCTCAACTTCTGAGGTGCCGGCGCAGACACCCGCGCAGACATCCACCCAGCCGGCTCAAACAACACCCGTAAAAGCTGCTCCTGCCAATGTACCACCGGCTGCCGGTCAACGCCCAGCCTCAACCCCAAAGTGCGAAATCTCCTACGCGAAAATTAACGATCCCAACCCACCCACAAATATCCGATCTAGTCCGGAAGTCAAACCAAACAACATTGTGGGGAAAGTTGAAAACGGCAGAGTCGTGTTTGTTCAAAGTGAGAAAAACGGCTGGTTGCAAATTGAAGAACCGATTAAAGGTTGGGTTTCTAAAACAGTTACTGAAACCGAATGTAGCGAAAAAACTCAATCAATTACCATTCCTGCCAATCGCAATTCAACCACAATTTCAGGTCGTTTTATCGGCACCGGCACCCATAAATACACCCTCAAAGCCAATCAGGGTCAAACCCTCACTGTCACCAGCCTTAAAGGTGCTTTTCCCACAATTTATGGCCCAGATGGTAAACGCCTCGGTGGCGATCCGAATATCGCAAATAGCCCTCCTTGGACAGGCAAATTGCCGGCTACTGGCGAGTACAGCCTCGTCGTAGAGTCGAATTTCAAAGGATATGACTATCAGTTTTCAGTGCAGTTAAAGTAG
- a CDS encoding alpha/beta fold hydrolase — translation MYFSISWLLIIFFWISVKLAVHQGLADTIAFGAQAPNRDAYVVVSTLSNQEVSDMSNLQTLALQFVELLVQEDFAGATGNFDSQMQASFPPDKLRETWTAITGQVGKFEKTAGIRSEKDGEYDIVFVTSEFEKATLDIKIIFNSNQQIAGLFVTPTQPAAEYQPPAYVNVNTFQEQAVVVGSGEIALPATLTLPVGDGPFPAIVLVHGSGPNDRDESVGPNKPFRDLAWGLASRGIAVLRYEKRTRVYPNQFAGSFTVREETTDDALAAVSLLRQIDKIEAQKIYVLGHSLGGMLIPRIGKADAKIAGFIVMAGLTRFLEDTVLDQVNYIAALDGVISPEEQAEIEALTQQAARVKDPQLSKKVPAAELLFGIPASYWLDLRGYHPPTVAQQLTQRMLILQGERDYQVTMEDFQGWQQALSSRQNVTFKSYPQLNHLFIEGTGKSVPAEYQSAGYVAEPVINDIAEWIKK, via the coding sequence ATGTACTTTTCTATAAGTTGGTTATTAATTATTTTTTTCTGGATCTCTGTTAAATTAGCTGTGCATCAGGGATTAGCTGACACAATTGCTTTCGGCGCACAAGCCCCTAACAGAGATGCCTATGTAGTTGTCTCAACCTTATCAAATCAAGAAGTTTCAGATATGAGTAATTTACAAACATTGGCCCTGCAATTTGTTGAATTATTAGTTCAAGAAGATTTTGCCGGCGCTACAGGAAATTTTGACAGCCAGATGCAAGCCAGTTTCCCTCCAGATAAGTTACGAGAAACTTGGACTGCCATCACCGGCCAAGTCGGAAAATTTGAGAAAACAGCCGGCATCCGTAGTGAAAAAGATGGGGAGTATGACATTGTCTTCGTGACGAGTGAATTTGAAAAGGCAACCTTAGATATCAAAATTATTTTTAATAGTAACCAGCAGATCGCCGGCTTATTTGTGACCCCCACTCAACCGGCTGCTGAATACCAGCCACCGGCTTATGTTAATGTCAATACTTTTCAAGAGCAAGCCGTGGTGGTGGGAAGCGGGGAAATAGCGTTGCCGGCTACTTTAACGCTGCCGGTGGGTGATGGTCCTTTTCCTGCCATTGTGCTGGTGCATGGATCTGGCCCGAATGACCGGGATGAAAGTGTTGGCCCAAATAAACCGTTCCGCGATCTGGCTTGGGGGCTGGCTTCTAGGGGTATTGCGGTGCTGCGCTATGAAAAGCGGACAAGAGTTTATCCAAATCAATTTGCCGGCAGCTTTACAGTTAGGGAAGAAACCACGGATGATGCGTTAGCGGCAGTTTCTCTGCTACGTCAAATTGATAAAATTGAGGCGCAAAAAATTTATGTTTTGGGCCACAGTTTGGGGGGAATGTTAATTCCCAGAATTGGCAAAGCGGATGCTAAGATTGCTGGGTTTATTGTCATGGCCGGTTTAACCCGATTTTTAGAAGATACGGTTCTCGATCAAGTCAATTATATTGCCGCTTTGGATGGTGTAATATCTCCAGAGGAACAAGCAGAAATTGAGGCGCTAACCCAACAAGCTGCCAGAGTGAAAGATCCGCAGCTATCCAAAAAGGTGCCGGCTGCTGAATTACTCTTTGGCATTCCGGCCTCATACTGGCTGGATTTACGCGGTTATCATCCACCCACGGTTGCTCAACAATTAACACAGCGAATGTTAATTTTGCAAGGCGAGCGAGATTATCAAGTTACGATGGAAGATTTTCAAGGTTGGCAACAAGCCTTGTCTTCGCGGCAAAATGTGACCTTTAAAAGTTATCCGCAACTTAATCATCTTTTCATTGAAGGAACGGGTAAGAGTGTGCCGGCTGAATATCAAAGTGCCGGTTATGTAGCGGAGCCGGTTATTAATGATATTGCGGAATGGATTAAAAAATAG
- a CDS encoding DUF4912 domain-containing protein, translating into MAKERPPLEEMTLRQLRKVASEFGISRYSRMRKSQLLASIQEIQRTKISNSPSRTLEPQEEVEAAKFELGQEDRLGGELSSVDEGLADLPAGYGESRIVLMPRDPQWAYTYWDIPNDHKEELRRQGGQQLALRIYDVTDVNIEYQSPHSIQEYPSDELAREWYLPIPVSDRDYVVDIGYRCADGRWLVLARSAQVHVPPVYPSDWIEDEFISVAWEEDLRGKTFVELVPPSKRVAPTYANPIYDEIFGMAQTAEAARVAGSIFGSMQHVAGSVQQIPLSAISSYVFPSGVGMWAVPTASGLTMSGVGMTMSGAGFSASAPPNRPRQFWLIADAELIVYGATEPDATVTIGGRPIKLNPDGTFRFQMSFQDGLIDYPIMAVASDGEQTRSIHMKFNRETPSRNTNTKDEAVLEWLG; encoded by the coding sequence ATGGCAAAAGAACGCCCACCTTTAGAAGAGATGACCTTGCGGCAACTTCGCAAAGTTGCTAGCGAATTTGGTATCTCTCGCTACAGCCGTATGCGGAAATCGCAACTGCTGGCTTCAATTCAAGAAATTCAACGCACCAAAATTTCTAATAGTCCATCTCGCACACTGGAGCCGCAAGAAGAAGTGGAAGCAGCAAAATTTGAACTCGGTCAAGAAGATCGCTTGGGTGGTGAACTGTCATCTGTAGATGAAGGACTGGCGGATCTGCCAGCCGGCTACGGAGAAAGCCGCATTGTCCTGATGCCTCGCGATCCACAATGGGCTTACACTTACTGGGATATTCCCAACGACCACAAAGAAGAGCTGCGCCGGCAAGGTGGTCAGCAACTAGCGCTGCGGATCTACGACGTCACCGACGTTAATATTGAATACCAAAGCCCCCACAGCATTCAAGAATATCCCTCTGATGAGCTGGCCCGCGAGTGGTACTTGCCCATCCCAGTCAGCGATCGTGACTATGTCGTTGATATCGGCTATCGCTGCGCCGATGGTCGGTGGTTGGTTCTGGCTCGTTCCGCCCAGGTACACGTTCCGCCGGTTTATCCCTCCGACTGGATCGAAGATGAATTCATCTCCGTCGCCTGGGAAGAAGACTTGCGCGGTAAGACCTTCGTGGAACTGGTTCCTCCCAGCAAGCGCGTGGCCCCTACCTACGCAAACCCGATCTACGACGAAATCTTCGGCATGGCTCAAACCGCCGAAGCCGCAAGAGTCGCCGGCTCGATTTTCGGTTCCATGCAGCACGTTGCCGGCTCCGTGCAGCAAATCCCTCTCTCTGCCATCAGTTCTTACGTCTTCCCCTCTGGCGTTGGGATGTGGGCCGTTCCGACCGCATCTGGTCTCACCATGTCTGGTGTCGGGATGACGATGTCCGGTGCCGGTTTCTCCGCTTCCGCCCCACCCAATCGCCCTCGCCAGTTCTGGCTGATTGCCGATGCTGAGCTGATTGTTTACGGCGCAACCGAACCCGATGCCACCGTTACCATCGGCGGACGTCCAATTAAGCTCAATCCCGATGGCACCTTCCGCTTCCAGATGTCCTTCCAAGATGGCCTGATCGACTACCCGATTATGGCAGTCGCCTCAGATGGCGAGCAAACCCGCTCGATCCACATGAAGTTCAACCGCGAAACCCCCAGCCGCAATACCAATACCAAGGACGAAGCCGTTCTTGAATGGCTTGGTTAA
- a CDS encoding helix-turn-helix domain-containing protein yields MSKQRAQLESVVVPQQDAETIQQLEQLLSKETAQAKLVGSDGEEVLIPEPVYHLLRDIVHMMASGQAIHLIPQNHELSTQEAADILNVSRPFLVKLLEQGEIPHTKVGKHRRIRLEDLMAYKEQRDIKRRQGLKELTQFLQDEGFYEEKVSEIEQ; encoded by the coding sequence ATGTCCAAACAAAGAGCGCAACTTGAGTCAGTTGTCGTGCCACAACAAGATGCCGAAACGATCCAGCAATTGGAGCAGCTACTCAGTAAAGAAACTGCACAAGCAAAATTAGTGGGAAGCGATGGAGAAGAAGTTTTAATTCCTGAGCCGGTTTACCATCTGCTACGCGATATCGTTCACATGATGGCATCAGGTCAAGCTATACACTTGATTCCCCAAAATCACGAACTAAGCACCCAGGAAGCCGCTGATATTTTGAATGTATCACGGCCTTTTCTGGTCAAGTTATTGGAGCAAGGCGAAATTCCTCATACTAAAGTTGGAAAGCACCGGCGTATTCGTTTGGAAGATTTAATGGCTTACAAAGAACAGCGAGACATTAAGCGCCGGCAAGGACTGAAAGAACTCACCCAATTTCTTCAAGATGAGGGGTTTTACGAAGAAAAAGTATCCGAAATTGAGCAGTAG
- a CDS encoding PIN domain-containing protein has product MAIYPIILDSCVIFPMPLCDTLLRAAEANLYRVYFSQEILDGATRNLVKKGRMTKEKEKRFQAMLKNTFPEAMVEVPARLVESMTNHLGDRHVLAAAIVAKAEVIVTYNLKHFTADALAPYGIEVQHPDVFLTQLFDNDPDSMVEVIRKQFEDLKPPPHTVDELLENLDKNNKVPEFASRVRFYKS; this is encoded by the coding sequence ATGGCAATTTATCCTATTATTCTAGACTCCTGTGTAATCTTCCCGATGCCTTTATGCGATACGCTGTTGCGTGCTGCTGAAGCTAACCTTTATCGTGTTTACTTTTCACAGGAAATTTTAGATGGTGCGACGCGAAATCTTGTCAAGAAGGGAAGAATGACAAAGGAGAAGGAAAAACGTTTTCAAGCCATGCTCAAAAATACCTTTCCTGAAGCAATGGTCGAAGTGCCGGCCAGGCTGGTTGAGTCCATGACAAATCATCTTGGAGATCGCCATGTTTTGGCCGCTGCAATTGTTGCAAAAGCTGAAGTCATCGTCACTTATAATCTCAAACATTTCACGGCAGATGCTTTAGCGCCTTATGGCATTGAGGTACAGCATCCTGATGTTTTTCTGACTCAGCTTTTCGATAATGACCCAGACTCAATGGTTGAGGTAATTCGGAAGCAATTCGAGGATCTAAAGCCACCCCCTCATACTGTTGACGAACTTCTTGAAAACTTAGATAAAAATAATAAAGTGCCAGAATTCGCTAGTAGAGTTCGCTTTTATAAGTCGTAA